The genomic segment GGCCGTAGGCCACACCGGCGACCTTGTCCGGGTGGTCGGCGGGCATCGTGATCGTGCGCGGCGCGGTCGGCGCGATGACCTCGGTGACGCCGGCCTCGGCGCTGCCGCCCGCGAGGAGCACGAGCAGGTCGACGGTGCGCTGCGCGGCGGCGGCCGCGGCCTGCGGGTCGACGCCGCGCTCGAAGCGCTTGGACGCCTCGGAGGCCAGCTTGTGGCGGCGCGCGGTGCGGGCGATGGAGATCGCGTCGAAGTGCGCGGCCTCGACGACGACCTCGGTGGTGCCGCGGACCTGCCCGGTCTCCGGGTCGGTCTCGGAGTCGGCGATCTCGGTGTTCGCGCCGCCCATGACGCCCGCGAGGCCGATCGGGCCGCGGTCGTCGGTGATGACCAGGTCACCGGCGTCCAGGACGCGCTTGGTGCCGTCGAGGGTGGTGAACTTCTCGCCCTGCTCGGCGCGGCGCACGCCGATCGTGCCCTGGATGCGGGAACGGTCGTACGCGTGCAGGGGCTGGCCGAGCTCCATCATCACGTAGTTGGTGATGTCGACGGCGAGCGAGATCGGGCGCATGCCGACCTTCTGCAGACGGCGCTGCAGCCAGATCGGGGAGCGCGCCTCGGGCTGCAGGCCCGTGACGGTGCGCGCGGTGAAGCGGTCGCAGCCGATCGGGTCGGCGATCTTGACGGGGTAGCCGAAGGAGTTCGGCGCGGGCACGTCCAGGAGCGCCGGGTCGCGCAGCGGCAGGCCGTACGCGATGGCGGTCTCGCGGGCGACGCCGCGCATCGAGAGCGCATAGCCGCGGTCGGGCGTGACGGCGATGTCCAGGACCTCGTCGACGAGCTCCAGGAGCTCGATGGCGTCGGTGCCGGCCTCGTGCTCGGGCGGCAGGACGATGATGCCGCCGCTGCCGTCGTCGCCCATGCCCAGCTCGTCGCCGGAGCAGATCATGCCGTGCGACGTCTTGCCGTACGTCTTGCGGGCGGCGATGGCGAAGTCGCCGGGCAGGACGGCGCCGGGCAGGACCACGACGACCTTGTCGCCGACCTGGAAGTTCCGGGCGCCGCAGACGATCTCCTGCGGCTCGCCGGTGCCGTTGGCCATGCCGACGTCGACGGTGCAGAAGCGGATGGGCTTCTTGAAGCCCTCCAGCTCCTCGATGGTGAGGACCTTGCCCACGACGAGCGGGCCCTTGAGGCCCGCGCCGAGCTGCTCGACGGTCTCGACCTCGAGGCCGACCTCGATCAGCTTGGCCTGCACGTCACGGCCGGTCTCGGTGGCGGGGAGGTCGACGTACTCCCGCAGCCAGGAAAGCGGGACCCGCATCAGATCTCCATCCCGAACGGCCGGGTGAACCGGATGTCACCCTCGACCATGTCTCGCATGTCTTCGACGTTGTGGCGGAACATCAGCATCCGCTCGATGCCGAACCCGAAGGCGAATCCGCTGTACTTCTTGGGGTCGACGCCGCAGGCGGTCAGCACCTTGGGGTTGACCATGCCGCAGCCGCCGAGCTCGATCCAGCCCTCGCTGCCGCAGGTGCGGCAGGCGCGGTCCGGGTTGCCGACGGACTCGCCGCGGCACACGTAGCAGACCATGTCCATCTCGGCGGACGGCTCGGTGAACGGGAAGTAGTTCGGCCGCAGCCGGGTCTTCATGTCCGGGCCGAAGAGCGCCTGGACCATGTGGTCGAGGGTGCCCTTGAGGTCGGCCATGGTGAGGCCCTCGTCGACGGCGAGCAGCTCGATCTGGTGGAAGACCGGGGTGTGCGTGGCGTCGAGCTCGTCCGTGCGGTACACGCGGCCGGGGCAGACGATGTAGACCGGCGGCTCACGGCGTTCCAGGAGCGCGCGGGCCTGCACGGGCGAGGTGTGCGTACGCAGCACGACACCGGACTCGTCGCCGTCAGTCCCCTTCGGGCCCTGGACGAAGAACGTGTCCTGCATCTGCCGGGCCGGGTGGTCGGGCGTGAAGTTCAGGGCGTCGAAGTTGAACCACTCCGCCTCGACCTCGGGACCCTCGGCGACCTCGTAGCCCATCGAGACGAAGACGTCGGCGACGCGCTCCATCATCGTGGTCAGCGGGTGCCGGGCGCCGGCGGGGATCCGGTCGTACGGCAGCGTGACGTCCACCGCCTCCTCGACCAGGACGCGGGCGTCGCGCTCGGCCTCGAGCTCGGTCTGGCGGGCGGCCAGGGCCTTGCTCACGGCGCCGCGCGCCATGCCCACGCGCTTGCCCGCCTCGGCCTTGGCCTGCGGGGGCAGCGCGCCGATCTCGCGGTTGGCGAGCGCCAGCGGCGACGTGCCGCCGGTGTGCGCGACCTTGGCCTCCTGGAGCGCTTCGAGGGAGTCCGCGGCGGCGAAGGCGGCGAGCGCCTCGTCCCGCATCCGCTCGATCTCTTCAGGTTTCAGTGCCTCGACCTCAACAGGGTCGTACGACTTGTTCGGTGCCGACATCTCTTCCCGTGCTTCCGGTTGGCTGGCGGATGGGTCCCCGTCAACGACTCGGAGACAAGCTGTCCCAGGTGTGGGGACACAAAGTGCCAACGACCGAGTCTAACGGGGGTGCGGTGAACGAATGAGCCCGCGGGCGACTCAGGGCGTCCTCGACAGGGTCACTGGAGATACGCCGGGGCCCCCACGGGCAACGTAAATCGGAATCGGGCGCCGCCGCCGGGTGCGCGGCCGACGGTGATCGTTCCGCCGTGCACTTCCACGATGCCCTTCACGATGTACAACCCCAGTCCCGTCCCGCCGCGCTTGCTGCCCCGCCAGAAGCGGGTGAAGACGCGGCCCATCGACTCCTCCGGAATGCCGGGACCTTCGTCGCTCACGGTCACGGCGGTCTCGGCGCCGCCCCGCTCGCGCGGAGACGAGGAGGGCGCCACCTCGATGGTGACGGTTCCCTCGCCGTGCCGCACGGCATTTTCCAGCAGGTTGCTGAGCACCTGGTCGACCTTGTCGGGGTCGGCCCAGCAGTCGGGCAGCGGACGCTGGACGCGGACGAGGAAGCGGTCCGCGTCCTGTCCGGCGGCGACGTGCGCCTGGATGTGGCGTCCGACGGCGGCGCCTATGTCGACGGGCTGACGGCGCAGCTCAAGCCGTCCGGAGTCGATGCGGGAGATGTCGAGGAGCTCGGCGATCAGCCGGGTGACGCGGTTCGCGTCGGCGTCGACGGTCTCCAGCATCAGTTTCTTCTGGTCGTCGGTGAACCGCTCCCACTTGGCGAGCAGCGTCGCGGTGAAGCCCTTGACGGAGGTGAGCGGCGAGCGGAGCTCGTGGGCGACCGTGGCGATCAGCTCGGCGTGGCTGCGCTCGGTGCGGCGGCGGGCCTCGGTGTCGCGCAGCGAGACGACGACGCGGCGGACGGGGCCGGTGCGGGCGGTGCGTACGTAGCGGGCGGAGACGAGGACTTCGCGGCCGCCGGGCAGGAGGAGGTTGCACTCGGGCTGGCCGACGCGGATGGCGAGGCCGCCGTAGGGATCGGTCAGCTGCCACCAGCGGCGGCCTTCGAGGTCTTCTAAGGGGAGCGCGTGCTCCAGGGGCGTGCCGAGGGCGTCGGCCGCCGGTACGGCGGTGATCCGCGCCGCCGCCGCGTTGAAGCAGATGACGTGGCCCGTCTCGTCCGCGACGACGAGCCCATCAGGCAGCTCGTCGGGGTCGAGTCCGAGGCCGCCGAGGTCACCGGAACCGCCGTGGTCCGCGCGAGCACGGACGAGGTCCTGTACCCCCGGTGCTCTGCTCGTGCCCACACTCATTCCCCGTACCCCACCTCTCGGACCTGTCGGGGCCCCCGAGCCC from the Streptomyces venezuelae genome contains:
- the pheT gene encoding phenylalanine--tRNA ligase subunit beta, with amino-acid sequence MRVPLSWLREYVDLPATETGRDVQAKLIEVGLEVETVEQLGAGLKGPLVVGKVLTIEELEGFKKPIRFCTVDVGMANGTGEPQEIVCGARNFQVGDKVVVVLPGAVLPGDFAIAARKTYGKTSHGMICSGDELGMGDDGSGGIIVLPPEHEAGTDAIELLELVDEVLDIAVTPDRGYALSMRGVARETAIAYGLPLRDPALLDVPAPNSFGYPVKIADPIGCDRFTARTVTGLQPEARSPIWLQRRLQKVGMRPISLAVDITNYVMMELGQPLHAYDRSRIQGTIGVRRAEQGEKFTTLDGTKRVLDAGDLVITDDRGPIGLAGVMGGANTEIADSETDPETGQVRGTTEVVVEAAHFDAISIARTARRHKLASEASKRFERGVDPQAAAAAAQRTVDLLVLLAGGSAEAGVTEVIAPTAPRTITMPADHPDKVAGVAYGRETVVRRLQQVGCDVYGQDDLTVTVPSWRPDLAEPNDLAEEVIRLEGYENLPSTLPKPPAGRGLTERQRLHRRVGRALAGAGYVESLSYPFIGEGVFDQLGLEADDPNRRVVKLVNPLSDEEPALRTTLLPGLLSALRRNDGRGSHDLALFETGLVFHPQDELKIAGRLPVDRRPTDEEIASLTAALPVQPRHAAVVLAGAREQAGWWGKGRPADWADAVEAARTIAREANVELIVDQGQYGPWHPGRCAELKVVVDGDIVSVGHAGELHPRVVKALGVPARTCAMELDLDRLEQARDGELRAPRISTFPVATQDVALVVDKEVPAAVVEYYLRGGAGELLESIRLFDVFEGEQIGEGKKSLAYALRFRAADRTLTVDEASAARDAAVAAAAERTGAVLRGA
- the pheS gene encoding phenylalanine--tRNA ligase subunit alpha codes for the protein MSAPNKSYDPVEVEALKPEEIERMRDEALAAFAAADSLEALQEAKVAHTGGTSPLALANREIGALPPQAKAEAGKRVGMARGAVSKALAARQTELEAERDARVLVEEAVDVTLPYDRIPAGARHPLTTMMERVADVFVSMGYEVAEGPEVEAEWFNFDALNFTPDHPARQMQDTFFVQGPKGTDGDESGVVLRTHTSPVQARALLERREPPVYIVCPGRVYRTDELDATHTPVFHQIELLAVDEGLTMADLKGTLDHMVQALFGPDMKTRLRPNYFPFTEPSAEMDMVCYVCRGESVGNPDRACRTCGSEGWIELGGCGMVNPKVLTACGVDPKKYSGFAFGFGIERMLMFRHNVEDMRDMVEGDIRFTRPFGMEI
- a CDS encoding ATP-binding protein, whose product is MSVGTSRAPGVQDLVRARADHGGSGDLGGLGLDPDELPDGLVVADETGHVICFNAAAARITAVPAADALGTPLEHALPLEDLEGRRWWQLTDPYGGLAIRVGQPECNLLLPGGREVLVSARYVRTARTGPVRRVVVSLRDTEARRRTERSHAELIATVAHELRSPLTSVKGFTATLLAKWERFTDDQKKLMLETVDADANRVTRLIAELLDISRIDSGRLELRRQPVDIGAAVGRHIQAHVAAGQDADRFLVRVQRPLPDCWADPDKVDQVLSNLLENAVRHGEGTVTIEVAPSSSPRERGGAETAVTVSDEGPGIPEESMGRVFTRFWRGSKRGGTGLGLYIVKGIVEVHGGTITVGRAPGGGARFRFTLPVGAPAYLQ